The following coding sequences are from one Diospyros lotus cultivar Yz01 chromosome 7, ASM1463336v1, whole genome shotgun sequence window:
- the LOC127806671 gene encoding indole-3-pyruvate monooxygenase YUCCA2-like, producing MGFCLSLCTSSIKSPFIYIIRFLVHVCLMDCLKEVEGKRVHDHFEDKMSNSVKLVWVPGPVIVGAGPSGLAAAACLKEKGVPSLILERENCIASLWKLKTYDRLHLHRPKQFCELPLMSFPSNFPTYPTKQQFLAYLEAYAQHFSLNPVFNKTVVSAEFDEVCGFWRIRSLGVKMEETKFVCHWLIVATGENAEEVLCCPKLRA from the coding sequence ATGGGTTTTTGTCTTTCACTCTGCACTAGCTCTATAAAGTCTCccttcatatatataattaggtTTCTGGTTCATGTGTGTTTAATGGACTGTTTGAAAGAGGTGGAAGGGAAGAGAGTTCATGACCATTTTGAGGACAAGATGAGCAACTCAGTGAAGCTAGTATGGGTGCCGGGACCCGTGATAGTCGGCGCCGGGCCTTCGGGGTTGGCTGCAGCCGCTTGCCTAAAAGAGAAGGGTGTCCCAAGCTTGATACTGGAAAGGGAAAATTGCATAGCTTCCTTGTGGAAGCTCAAGACCTATGACCGGCTTCACCTTCACCGTCCCAAGCAATTCTGTGAGCTTCCTCTCATGTCTTTCCCCTCAAATTTTCCAACTTACCCGACCAAGCAACAGTTTCTGGCCTACTTGGAGGCTTATGCCCAACATTTCAGCCTGAATCCAGTGTTCAACAAGACAGTGGTGAGTGCCGAATTTGACGAGGTTTGTGGGTTCTGGAGGATTAGGAGCTTGGGGGTGAAAATGGAGGAGACTAAGTTTGTGTGCCACTGGCTGATTGTGGCCACGGGAGAGAATGCTGAGGAGGTGTTGTGTTGCCCAAAATTGAGGGCATGA
- the LOC127805711 gene encoding indole-3-pyruvate monooxygenase YUCCA2-like, with protein sequence MDFLKEVEGKRVHDHFEDKMSNSVKLVWVPGPVIVGAGPSGLAAAACLKEKGVPSLILERENCIASLWKLKTYDRLHLHLPKQFCELPLMSFPSNFPTYPTKQQFLAYLEAYAQHFSLNPVFNKTVVRSEFDEVCGFWRVRSLGMKTEETEFVCQWLIVATGENAEEVVPKIEGMNEFAGPIVHTSLYKSGESFQGQNVLVVDCGNSAMEVCLNLCNYNAQPSLVVRDSVSFSLCLFLSTKILFVKKSPKDSENCILARTVINQSSNKIQLFKTDNVFLAVPVPHIYSVHIAVHSC encoded by the coding sequence ATGGACTTCTTGAAAGAGGTGGAAGGGAAGAGAGTTCATGACCATTTTGAGGACAAGATGAGCAACTCGGTGAAGCTAGTATGGGTGCCGGGACCCGTGATAGTCGGCGCCGGGCCTTCGGGCTTGGCTGCAGCTGCTTGCCTAAAAGAGAAGGGTGTCCCAAGCTTGATACTGGAAAGGGAAAATTGCATAGCTTCCTTATGGAAGCTCAAGACCTATGACCGGCTTCACCTTCATCTTCCCAAGCAATTCTGTGAGCTTCCTCTCATGTCTTTCCCCTCAAATTTTCCAACTTACCCTACCAAGCAACAGTTTCTGGCCTACTTGGAGGCTTATGCCCAACATTTCAGCCTGAATCCAGTGTTCAACAAGACAGTGGTGAGGTCCGAATTTGACGAGGTTTGTGGGTTCtggagggttaggagcttgggGATGAAAACGGAGGAGACTGAGTTTGTGTGCCAATGGCTGATTGTGGCCACGGGAGAGAATGCTGAGGAGGTTGTGCCCAAAATTGAGGGGATGAATGAGTTTGCAGGGCCTATTGTTCATACTAGCTTATATAAAAGTGGTGAATCATTTCAGGGACAGAATGTCTTGGTTGTTGACTGTGGAAACTCAGCCATGGAGGTTTGCTTGAACCTCTGCAATTATAATGCCCAACCTTCTCTTGTGGTTAGAGATTCAGTGAGCTTCTCTCTCTGCCTGTTCCTGTCCACCAAAATTCTCTTTGTAAAGAAAAGCCCTAAAGATTCAGAGAACTGCATCCTAGCCAGGACAGTCATTAATCAATCGTCGAATAAAATTCAACTATTCAAAACAGACAATGTGTTCCTAGCTGTTCCTGTTCCACATATATATTCTGTACACATTGCAGTTCATTCATGTTAA